In Rosa rugosa chromosome 4, drRosRugo1.1, whole genome shotgun sequence, the genomic stretch ATCAGGTAATGTACAACCGGAATGCAAGGGAGAAGGAGTTGATTTGTTGGTGAGGCTCGGCTTGTTGAAGTTGGTGAGTGGTGTTTCTGGTCTGACTGAAGAGGCCCTGCCTGAAACTTTTATGCTTAACCTTTCTAGATTAAGGGCTGTGCAGGctcaaattcagaaaattatTGTTTCTTCCATAAGGTGAGTAACTTAGCTCAATGTTGTTGAATGACTGTGCCTATCTTACTGCTTTGTGATCTTACATGGAATCGTATAAAATGCAGCATTCTTATTTGCCGGCAAACCATATTAAGCGAGGGGGTGATAGCAACGCCCACAGACATGGAGGGCATCCTGTCAAGATGCATTGAGCGGCTTTTGGGGATATTGGACAGTGTTGAAGATGCAGGTATGGAAGAAATTGTTGAATCAATCAGTGATTTCTCCATCAATGGAAATGAAGTTGTGGACACTGAGAAAGTTCGGTCAAGAAAGATGGTTATAGCCCGGATGTTAGCAAAGAGCCTGCAAGCTGGGGATCCCGTGTTTGAGAGGGTTTCCCGTGCTGTTTATATGGCTGCAAGAGGAGCGGTTCTTGGGGGGAGTGGACCTGTTGGAAGAAAATTGGCTGAAACTGCACtccggcaagttggagcagcgGTGCTGACTGACAGTGTGGTGGAAGCTGCTGAAGTTTTAGTTGTGGCTGCTACCATATCAGTTGGTGTTCATGGAGCATGGTATATACATATGACTGATAACATGTGAAGGGGTTTAAAAGTGACTATCGTACAGAATAAATAATGCACAGATGTATATGGTAGTGTGTTGTGTAAGCTGTGAATAAAGTAAGCGTATTCTGTACATTTCTGTAGACGTAAGACATTGGATGTTAATTCTTTCGTGTAAATAATGTGAGGTTTGCTTGAAAATAAGGAATGGGGTTTCGTTGGTGGCATATGGTAGGCAGTCTCTGAATTTTTAGCTATCATCGTCTCTCAATATAGGCCATATAAATCTTGAAGAGGAGCATATATCTGCATTTCCTATTCAAAAATATGTTGCACTACCGTTATCTCGACTTCACGTATCCATACCGATCACGTTAACAACTATCCTAAAGAAATGGAATCTTGGCATTAatatcacatttttacatcttctGTATCATCGAAGTCAACAAAAGTTGTGCATAAGTGCACAACAAGACATTGGGAGCTAAATAAGGTGCTTCCCTCCGAAACAAAATATTCAACCCCATTTCCTCATCGAATGCATCGGGCCCTTCTAACTAGGCTCTGGTTGACTCTCTTGCCTAGCGTTATGTACAAGGCTCCACAACCTATCCTCAGCGGCTTCCGTCCGCATCAAGAGAGTTGAGTCATCAAGGCAGTAGCACAGGGTGGTTGGGTAGCATGCACGGCGGTTATGCTGAGACTCCGAAAGAGAGACGCCGAGCACGTAAATTATGAAACTCAGTAGAGGCGGAAAATTATGAAACTAGGTTGAGGTGGAAAATTCAAGATAGCGGTAACAAGCGTGGGGCAGTCAAGATCAAGACCACGAATAATGGCAATTATCAACTTAGCACTGGATATGGGTTGACAGTGTAAGCAAGAGCATTAATGACAGACTTGGCATGGTGAAGTTAATCAGAGATAGATTGGGCACAATTAGACATACTAGACAGCTGAAAGCAGGTTGCATACACATTTTGCATCAGTTACTCCTATTCCCATCTCTGGGAAGTGGCACCATCACATCCCAAAATTAACATGCATTGTGAACATGAGAACCAGAAAAGTATACGCACAAGTTGTTAACTCATCTATCTCCATGCCTATGGAAGCATCCACAGCACTAGACCAAAACAATTTTCCTTTCAAATTCCTCTGTAAACGAACTGGAGATGAAATAGTTAACGTTATCCAAAAATTATACAAAATTCATCTAAATAATCGAGGGGGCATCATATGCATATAAGCGTGAACTGCAGCTCTGAATCTTTAAGGGAAGGGTTTGCTTATACGGTCCAAATTCTAAAACCATTTTTCCCTGGATTCACATTACGAGAAAAAAATACCAATTGGTTTAGAGTCCACCGGGATGAGAGGATAACAACAGCATCCGCTGCATTTGAAAAACATACGAGTCAACGTTAGTAGATGCTCCGAATATTGGAGGAGCTGGTTCTACATCAGATGGGAAACATCAGGTAAGTACACAACATATATATGACATTCAGAGTGTAATATCATGAGTTCCTATTGAGCATAGTAGACCTCAGAAACTCACAGATAACTACACTAGCACGAAATTGGGGTACAAGGAAAACCCTAATAGTAGCTAAACCAGAAGCTGTTCAAACACTATGAATACATTTCCATAGTTTTCTACTTATTTTTAAATTCAACAGATCTGAAAAACTATGGGAGTCATCAACTGGTCTAGTACTAAAGACAACAGGTAAAGAAATATGAGGTGACTCTTAATAGCACAATATCAGACGTGGAACATTTGCAGGAAACTTTGACTGAAACTTTTCATACATTTGCTACCAAAAAAGGGAACAGAAAGGGATCGTTTGAAATTGGTTTCAATTCACCGTAACATCTTCAGCTTTAGTTGGTTTATTTATGAGCTAAAAGTGAATTGCCATGATGAAAAAGTTAAAACGTCTAAGAAATTCAATGCATACCATCAGGCGGGCACCTCAGCTGCTACTTGATATCCGTACAAGAACCTTGTTTTTCTTGCCTGCAGACAAAAGGAGAAGTTTTCCATCCACAATGTCTTGAGATTCAATTCTCTTATTTTCACTATCAACTCTTGAGTTGTTCAAGTAAAGCCCCCCTTGCTTCAATAGACGTCGGGCAGCGGATTTGCTGTCAAGCAAACCGGATGACACTGAAAGATCAACAACGGAAAGATCTAGGACCTGATGATAAGGGAAAGAGCAGGAGGGGACATCCTCTGAAATGACTTGCATGGTGTTCCAGTCTAATTTAGTGTCAGCGCCAGGCCTCAATGCTTCAGTTGCCTTGAGAGCCTCATCTAGACCATCTTGACCATGGACAAAACGAGTAACCTCTTCAGCAAGCCTGCGCTGCGCGGTGTTGGGCAGGTATCCAGGTCTGTTCATGTCACTCTCTATCTGTTTGATGTCGTTCATGTCTAGGAAAGTGAGAATCTTGAGGAATCTGACAACATCAGCATCGGAAACAGAGAAGAAATACTGATAGAACTTGTAGGGAGACAACATGGATGGGGAAAGCCATATGGCACCATCTTCAGACTTGCCGAATTTGGTACCATCACTTTTCAAAAGAAGACGGAATGTCAAGCCGTAAGCCGCATCATCAGCCCGAAGAATCTTCCTTATGAGTTCAGTCCCTGCAGTTATATTTCCCCATTGATCGCTACCTCCAATCTGAACATTGGTGCCTTCATTGCGGAAGAGGTAGAGGAAATCATAGCCCTGCAACAACTGGTAAGTGAACTCTGTGTAGCTCATTCCTTGTTCTGACTCCAACCTCTTCTTCACACTCTCCTTGGCCATCATGCTGCCCACCCTCGCAAATCGACCGACATCTTTCAGAAAATCCAGCAATCtaacttctttccaccaatcataATTGTTCAAGATGGAAACCCCGCTGGACCCCAAAATTTTCCCAATGGTATTGGTAATACCTGAGGTGTTCCGCGACAAAGTCTCCAGATCGAGCTCCGGCCTCTCCAAACTCTTGCCAGAAGGGTCTCCAACACGGGCAGTGGCGCCACCAATCAAAGCTACGGTTTGATGGCCGCATCTTTGGAACCATGAGAGGACAATAAGGCCAAGAAGGTTTCCTAAGTGCAATGACTCGGCAGTTGGGTCAAACCCGCAATAGACCTTAAGAGGAGGGATACTAGGGTCGGAGCAGGCATGCCTGAGCTGCTCGCTGGTCAAGGACTCAAGCAACCCTCTTTCTTCCAAAATATCAACCACATTTTGACGCCTGGAAGAGGAGTGCAAACACTTGACAGCAGAGAGGAGGATGGGGCTCCTCGTGTGAAACCTGGGTACCCTAGAGGCAGtgaagaaagaaggaagaaagaa encodes the following:
- the LOC133743690 gene encoding tyrosine--tRNA ligase, chloroplastic/mitochondrial, giving the protein MRMAAAVTTSRAFLYSHHYHSLPFFLPSFFTASRVPRFHTRSPILLSAVKCLHSSSRRQNVVDILEERGLLESLTSEQLRHACSDPSIPPLKVYCGFDPTAESLHLGNLLGLIVLSWFQRCGHQTVALIGGATARVGDPSGKSLERPELDLETLSRNTSGITNTIGKILGSSGVSILNNYDWWKEVRLLDFLKDVGRFARVGSMMAKESVKKRLESEQGMSYTEFTYQLLQGYDFLYLFRNEGTNVQIGGSDQWGNITAGTELIRKILRADDAAYGLTFRLLLKSDGTKFGKSEDGAIWLSPSMLSPYKFYQYFFSVSDADVVRFLKILTFLDMNDIKQIESDMNRPGYLPNTAQRRLAEEVTRFVHGQDGLDEALKATEALRPGADTKLDWNTMQVISEDVPSCSFPYHQVLDLSVVDLSVSSGLLDSKSAARRLLKQGGLYLNNSRVDSENKRIESQDIVDGKLLLLSAGKKNKVLVRISSSS